The Bubalus bubalis isolate 160015118507 breed Murrah chromosome 2, NDDB_SH_1, whole genome shotgun sequence genome includes the window CCCTGAAGTCACATCGCTGCCCTTGCCTTTACTGTGGCCCTTGTCCACCCCTCTTGTGAGGGCCTCCTTCACCTCAGCTGAGAACGGGACAAAGCAGTGGCCCGCAATGAGTCCTGATACTTGCAGTTTTCATGGGGCTGCTCAGGTCCGAGCtgggcccctcccctcctcagcGGGCCCCAATCTAAGATGTGGGTTCCCTGGGGAGTCTGAGGGGCTGGGAATGAGGTCACTAGTACAGAGCAGAGCCTACCTGAACAAGAGCGGAACCCacaaaagggggtgggggaggggaaggccgAGTCCCTGGCTCCCTTCACTGGCTTCCAGGTGTGGAAGGTGGCCCGAGAGTGAGGACTCCGATGTTCTCAGGCCCCAAGGGCGTCGATGCCAGCGGGGCTGAGCACTAGAGCTTGAAGGATGTCAGAGAGGGACACCACGCCCAGGAGGTGCTGGGTTTCATCCACAAGCACCAGCCGGTGCACCTGTGGGTCCACAGAAGCTCAGTGAGGGGGCGGCACCATGTGGCTACAGCAGCTGATGAGGTTGACACCAAGAATCAGGGACAACAATTTGACATAACTGGAAGAGCAAGAGAGTGTCTCCTAGTAAACTAGTGTCTCCCAGTTAGCAGGAGCTCTGCCTGCCCTGGGGTGGTCACCGGCTGGGGCCCTTGGCCCGAGGGCCCCAGGGACAGGACCCATCGCCGGTCAGTGTGGACACTGAGAGCTTGGCCATGTGATGGGAGGATGGGGCAGGTGCCTGATGGATAGAGCGAGCTGGAGCTGCTCATGAGAAGGCTGGCCCCACGTGTTGGGAGCGTGTCTGAAGGGGTGTGGGTACCTGCTCCCGGGCAATCCGGTCGATGACTTCCCCCAAGGTCTCGTGGGGCTGGCAGGAAAGGACTCCCTCCAGACACAGCGTCCTCCGCCTCAGTGCTTCTCCCACACTTATGTCCAGGTGGTTGTACGTTTGTTGGGCTGCCAggtgctgggcagggagggagcagcGCTCTTCATCAGCCCTCAGCCAGGCTCCAGCTCCTCAAAGCTCAAGGACCCCCTGGTCATCCCTATCCTCACACCACAGCCTCCCTGTGGCACCCCCAGCACTTACAATCCATCCCTTCATGCACTTACAATCACATCAAAGCGGGAGTAGAGGCCCACAACCTGTCCTGCAGGAGTTGGAGGGGCAGGGGGAAAGGTGAGAGAAAGACAGGGGAAAGATTCAGGTCAGAACCAGGATGCTGTGCAAGGGCCTAGCGTGGGCTTTCAGAACGAACTCCTCaacatcctccccacccctccaggttgctGGCTTTATAACGAGGCATCAGGCTGCCACCACCCTGAACCCAGGGATAAAACAGTGTCTCAGAGACAGATACCCGACACCATGCCTCCCGATGTGACGAGATATGAGTATGTGGCATCACTTCTGAGATAGTCTAGCCTCATATATATAGCCTGAATCTGCGTGAGCCTTTAGATCTAATTTTCAGTTTATAGGAAACACAGGAACAGAGGACCAATGTAAAGGCCACCTGCAGAAAGCGAACAGGCAGATCTCTGGAAACGGGACATGTTGCAGAACGCAGGCTTCCCATCATCAACACCATGAAAATTAAGTGGGGAAGGAACTGTTCTAGAATAAAAGACACTTAAGGGATAAAAGAAGCAAATTCAAAGCATAGACCTTAATTGGATCCTGATTTGAACAAATCAactgtaaaaaaataattattgggAAAAACGGGGAAATGAGAGTTAGGATAGGATTTTTAGGTAACATCAATACATTATTTGTAATTTTGTCAGGTGATGTAGGAAATATACTTATTTGAGAGATGCAGATGAAGTCTTGAGGTGAAATGACATGATTCTATACTTTACTTTAAATTACTTCAgcataaaaaaaaagaggaagaactgGTTATGGCAATGTGTTAATAGTTAATCCAAGTGGATCCATGAGGTTCATTACACAGTGTTCTCTACcatttttatacatttgaaatgtttcataatcaaaaataaagtaaaacatttctTGATAGCCAACTTCATTATGCTATTTTTAACTTTGAAGCAGTTTACAGCTGATTCTCAGAGCAAGAACCTGACATCTGGCTTAGAGAGGCTAAATAATTGATCTAAGCTCAAAGCAGGCAGAGACTTCCAGCCCTGACTCCATCCTGGATCTCGAGCTAAGGTCACATAGACCCTGGCTCCCCacagccccaccccagccagaATCCCCATCCTGGGTGCAGGTACCAGCTTCGTTGATCACCGGCAGCGCAGACACGCGCCGGTCCACAAAGATGTCCAGCGCGTTGAGGATGGGTGCCGTTTCCAGCACCACGGCCAAGTCTCGGAATGTGCCGATGCCCAGATCTTGGATGGTGcgggagaggaaggagggccGGGGCAGCAGGGTGCGCTGCTTGGGTTGGAGACAGGTAGGGTTTAGGGTGGAATAGCCCCCAGGGGGCTCCCAGCTGCTCCCTCCCAACCCCTAGGGCAGAAGCCTTCTCTGCCCCTCTGGTCGTCCCCTGAGGCTGTGCCCGGGCTCACAAAGATGTGCAGGAACTTGAGAAGCCGTTTGTGTGTGAGGATGTGAAGCACGGCGCCTGAGACTGGGTCCAGGACCGGCAGGCGGTGGATACGGTTCTTGATGAGGGTGTAGACAGCTTCGAACAGGCTGCAGAAGTGGGAGCGATGAGGCTGGGGCTGCCTGGGGAGAGGTGCCTTTACCCCAGCCCCAGGGAAGGAGGACAGGGTGCTGAGGCTGCCTTATCTGCAGTCCACCAAGAATGAGCCCATGACTTCAGAACTGAGGAGCTGGCGAGGGGGGTCTGTGCAGGGCAAGGAGGCTCAAGTGATTGTCTGGGGACGCTTACCTGTCACTGGGAGAGATGGAGACCAGAGGCTTAAAGCAGCCTTGAAGGTAGATCTCTGCAGAAAAGCAGAGTCAGGGCAAGGGGCTACCCTGTCTCATCCAGCAGCCCCCAGCCTATCTCCCCTCCTTTGGGCCCTCTGAGTTCTCTAttacccttcccttccccactccaGGAGCTGCCCCCTGCCCATCCTCTACCCCGGGTCCTTGGCCCCACACATCCTCTACACAGCCCCTTTGCAGGACCCTTTACCCACTCACCCCTCCAGGTCTCAATTTTGTGTTCTTCAATCTCATAGATCTGGACCTAGAACACCAACAGAACTCCCTAAGTCAGACGTGGGCTCCCTGAACTCCTTCCGCCCCAGTCCAGATGGGTGCCCCCAGGACCCTGAGCCCACTCCTCACCAAGGGGGACCGGTAATAGCGATGCAGAACCAAGATGAAGTCTGTGATAGTCAGCATccctgcggggggtgggggagggcaaagAGAGGAGTGGGGTTCACCCTGGACCCTGtggcaggaggcaggtgagggctCAGCCCCTTCTCCATCAGCTGGTCACAGCTGCCCCACAGATGGGGGTCTCCCAGCCAGCCTGTTCCCCCCAAGCCAGGGCCctgccccagagcccagcccCAGAATCGCCCCACAAGGTCCCCCTTTTCCCCTTCTTGGCCCCTCCTCACCCACGAAGCTCTGCTTCTTGCTGTCCCATAGAGGTGCGGCACGGACGCCGTTGGCCACCAGGGCAAAGAAGGCcttcttgatctgagccacagggagaaCAGTTGAGGGTGAGTTGCTCACCACCCCTCAGAGTCCCCTGTCCTGACCAGGGGCCTCCCAAGGGGCCTTCTCACAGGCCCTCCACTCCAGGAGCCTGCCTGACACTCGACACGACCCTCATGGGCACATTTGCTAGAGATAAGGCTGCAGGTGGCCGGGGGCACTAGGTGACCCCTTAACAGGCACACCAGGGTGAAAATGTAGGAGACAAACCCAGTATTTCTACACCAAAGTCCTAAGTGTACAGACGCACACAGGATAATTTGTGCCAATCTAAATACTAGAGGTGTAATTCTctgatatttacaaaatatttttctctaaatatattttacattgacTCATTTTGGCCTCATCTGAGGCGATACTTACTATCCATACGTGCTGGTTGTAGCTTTGTAACACatatcaaaataaatacaaagctactaaattaaatatttttgctcATATACCGCTAGAATCAAAGTGATATACCTTGTTTCTACCCTACACTACACCCTGCTCTTCAATACACAGCaagaagaaaatgctttctaTACAATTCAGGGTGTGAAAAATGCTCCCAGTCATCCTGGATTGGCCCAGGAGTCCTCTGAAACTTGTAGGGTAAAGCAGGCATTCctgtccccattttagagatgagcgAAGTAAAAAGACCTACCCCAAACCCTATAGATACTGAGTTGTAGAGCTGAGATGACAATTAGGGGGTGCACACAGAGAGCAAAAGCTCCCCTCCCCCGGTCTCCGTGGTGCCAAGAAGGAGTTCTGGAAGGGATGTGTAGTCGGGCAGGGCTGGCAGGGGATCCTGGGGGCTGTGAGTATGCAAATGGGGCAGAGCGGCTGCCTTACCTGTAGCATGGTGTCGAAGATGACCAGcttggagctggttgccatggcATCGTAGCAGGTGTGCTCCTGCATGAAGTGCATGTAGACCTGGGCCCCTGGCTTCCGCAGCTCATCGTCCCAGCCGAGCCTGAGCACCGGCACCTGCGGGGACGGACACTGGGCCGGCCTCTCTTCCACCAGGCCAAGCTCATCCCCCCACGCTGCTGGGGCTGAGAACTCTATGCCCAGATCCAGATCGTCTGTGCTGGAGCTGGAAGCGGAGGCTGTACAATCAGCGGGGAGGCTGTCTCGCTCTGTTGTGGGGGTGCCCACCGCGGACAAGGGAGTGGCTTGGGCCAAGGGTGTGGCCTTGGGGAATGTGGCCTCCAGCCCGGTGGACTCGGCAGCTGGCCTGGACTGGGGACCTGTTCAAGGGGAGAGGACAGTAACTCCATCTTCCAAAGCATGTTCCCATCTGTTGTCTCCCTTCATCCTCAGAGCAGCGTGGGAAGCCTGGATGCTGAGGTCCCCATTTTGCAAGTGAGAGAGCTGAGAGAGCCACACCAGAGGGTGGCTATGTCCTGAGCTGGCCTTGCTGGGCCCCCGGATCAGCATTGCAGTTGCCCTCTCTCatgtagggaaactgaggccacagAATGTCATGCGTTGTGTTATGGAGGGATCCAGGGCAAGGCCAGCTCCAGTCTCGGGGACTTCCCACTGCCCCCATTCCCATTTCCCCAGAACTGGCCGTGGCCTCACCTCCCTCCAGGCCTGGCAGCTCCCTTTCCTCTACATCCTCCTGGCTTTTCCATCTTGAGACCTTGGTCCTCTGTTCCCCAAGGCTTATTTCTGTGCTGGTGGTCATGGCTGGTGATGGCCATGAAGTGCTGTCTCCTTGCTCTAGGAAGCTCATCTCTGGAAGGGGGAATGGGGCCTGTTTGGTTAATGGGGAGTAACATAGTAAT containing:
- the PRKAG3 gene encoding 5'-AMP-activated protein kinase subunit gamma-3 isoform X2 is translated as MCVCGGVCGGKGSSCGSECRMFSPPLQSLFSTQTPSWSSFGGPEHQEMSFLEQGDSTSWPSPAMTTSTEISLGEQRTKVSRWKSQEDVEERELPGLEGGPQSRPAAESTGLEATFPKATPLAQATPLSAVGTPTTERDSLPADCTASASSSSTDDLDLGIEFSAPAAWGDELGLVEERPAQCPSPQVPVLRLGWDDELRKPGAQVYMHFMQEHTCYDAMATSSKLVIFDTMLQIKKAFFALVANGVRAAPLWDSKKQSFVGMLTITDFILVLHRYYRSPLVQIYEIEEHKIETWREIYLQGCFKPLVSISPSDSLFEAVYTLIKNRIHRLPVLDPVSGAVLHILTHKRLLKFLHIFRTLLPRPSFLSRTIQDLGIGTFRDLAVVLETAPILNALDIFVDRRVSALPVINEAGQVVGLYSRFDVIHLAAQQTYNHLDISVGEALRRRTLCLEGVLSCQPHETLGEVIDRIAREQVHRLVLVDETQHLLGVVSLSDILQALVLSPAGIDALGA
- the PRKAG3 gene encoding 5'-AMP-activated protein kinase subunit gamma-3 isoform X7, producing MEPAELEHALCGTPSWSSFGGPEHQEMSFLEQGDSTSWPSPAMTTSTEISLGEQRTKVSRWKSQEDVEERELPGLEGGPQSRPAAESTGLEATFPKATPLAQATPLSAVGTPTTERDSLPADCTASASSSSTDDLDLGIEFSAPAAWGDELGLVEERPAQCPSPQVPVLRLGWDDELRKPGAQVYMHFMQEHTCYDAMATSSKLVIFDTMLQIKKAFFALVANGVRAAPLWDSKKQSFVGMLTITDFILVLHRYYRSPLVQIYEIEEHKIETWREIYLQGCFKPLVSISPSDSLFEAVYTLIKNRIHRLPVLDPVSGAVLHILTHKRLLKFLHIFRTLLPRPSFLSRTIQDLGIGTFRDLAVVLETAPILNALDIFVDRRVSALPVINEAGQVVGLYSRFDVIHLAAQQTYNHLDISVGEALRRRTLCLEGVLSCQPHETLGEVIDRIAREQVHRLVLVDETQHLLGVVSLSDILQALVLSPAGIDALGA
- the PRKAG3 gene encoding 5'-AMP-activated protein kinase subunit gamma-3 isoform X10 — translated: MSFLEQGDSTSWPSPAMTTSTEISLGEQRTKVSRWKSQEDVEERELPGLEGGPQSRPAAESTGLEATFPKATPLAQATPLSAVGTPTTERDSLPADCTASASSSSTDDLDLGIEFSAPAAWGDELGLVEERPAQCPSPQVPVLRLGWDDELRKPGAQVYMHFMQEHTCYDAMATSSKLVIFDTMLQIKKAFFALVANGVRAAPLWDSKKQSFVGMLTITDFILVLHRYYRSPLVQIYEIEEHKIETWREIYLQGCFKPLVSISPSDSLFEAVYTLIKNRIHRLPVLDPVSGAVLHILTHKRLLKFLHIFQRTLLPRPSFLSRTIQDLGIGTFRDLAVVLETAPILNALDIFVDRRVSALPVINEAGQVVGLYSRFDVIHLAAQQTYNHLDISVGEALRRRTLCLEGVLSCQPHETLGEVIDRIAREQVHRLVLVDETQHLLGVVSLSDILQALVLSPAGIDALGA
- the PRKAG3 gene encoding 5'-AMP-activated protein kinase subunit gamma-3 isoform X9 gives rise to the protein MTQTPSWSSFGGPEHQEMSFLEQGDSTSWPSPAMTTSTEISLGEQRTKVSRWKSQEDVEERELPGLEGGPQSRPAAESTGLEATFPKATPLAQATPLSAVGTPTTERDSLPADCTASASSSSTDDLDLGIEFSAPAAWGDELGLVEERPAQCPSPQVPVLRLGWDDELRKPGAQVYMHFMQEHTCYDAMATSSKLVIFDTMLQIKKAFFALVANGVRAAPLWDSKKQSFVGMLTITDFILVLHRYYRSPLVQIYEIEEHKIETWREIYLQGCFKPLVSISPSDSLFEAVYTLIKNRIHRLPVLDPVSGAVLHILTHKRLLKFLHIFQRTLLPRPSFLSRTIQDLGIGTFRDLAVVLETAPILNALDIFVDRRVSALPVINEAGQVVGLYSRFDVIHLAAQQTYNHLDISVGEALRRRTLCLEGVLSCQPHETLGEVIDRIAREQVHRLVLVDETQHLLGVVSLSDILQALVLSPAGIDALGA
- the PRKAG3 gene encoding 5'-AMP-activated protein kinase subunit gamma-3 isoform X1 — translated: MCVCGGVCGGKGSSCGSECRMFSPPLQSLFSTQTPSWSSFGGPEHQEMSFLEQGDSTSWPSPAMTTSTEISLGEQRTKVSRWKSQEDVEERELPGLEGGPQSRPAAESTGLEATFPKATPLAQATPLSAVGTPTTERDSLPADCTASASSSSTDDLDLGIEFSAPAAWGDELGLVEERPAQCPSPQVPVLRLGWDDELRKPGAQVYMHFMQEHTCYDAMATSSKLVIFDTMLQIKKAFFALVANGVRAAPLWDSKKQSFVGMLTITDFILVLHRYYRSPLVQIYEIEEHKIETWREIYLQGCFKPLVSISPSDSLFEAVYTLIKNRIHRLPVLDPVSGAVLHILTHKRLLKFLHIFQRTLLPRPSFLSRTIQDLGIGTFRDLAVVLETAPILNALDIFVDRRVSALPVINEAGQVVGLYSRFDVIHLAAQQTYNHLDISVGEALRRRTLCLEGVLSCQPHETLGEVIDRIAREQVHRLVLVDETQHLLGVVSLSDILQALVLSPAGIDALGA
- the PRKAG3 gene encoding 5'-AMP-activated protein kinase subunit gamma-3 isoform X5, whose amino-acid sequence is MEPAELEHALCGTPSWSSFGGPEHQEMSFLEQGDSTSWPSPAMTTSTEISLGEQRTKVSRWKSQEDVEERELPGLEGGPQSRPAAESTGLEATFPKATPLAQATPLSAVGTPTTERDSLPADCTASASSSSTDDLDLGIEFSAPAAWGDELGLVEERPAQCPSPQVPVLRLGWDDELRKPGAQVYMHFMQEHTCYDAMATSSKLVIFDTMLQIKKAFFALVANGVRAAPLWDSKKQSFVGMLTITDFILVLHRYYRSPLVQIYEIEEHKIETWREIYLQGCFKPLVSISPSDSLFEAVYTLIKNRIHRLPVLDPVSGAVLHILTHKRLLKFLHIFQRTLLPRPSFLSRTIQDLGIGTFRDLAVVLETAPILNALDIFVDRRVSALPVINEAGQVVGLYSRFDVIHLAAQQTYNHLDISVGEALRRRTLCLEGVLSCQPHETLGEVIDRIAREQVHRLVLVDETQHLLGVVSLSDILQALVLSPAGIDALGA
- the PRKAG3 gene encoding 5'-AMP-activated protein kinase subunit gamma-3 isoform X8 — encoded protein: MTQSLFSTQTPSWSSFGGPEHQEMSFLEQGDSTSWPSPAMTTSTEISLGEQRTKVSRWKSQEDVEERELPGLEGGPQSRPAAESTGLEATFPKATPLAQATPLSAVGTPTTERDSLPADCTASASSSSTDDLDLGIEFSAPAAWGDELGLVEERPAQCPSPQVPVLRLGWDDELRKPGAQVYMHFMQEHTCYDAMATSSKLVIFDTMLQIKKAFFALVANGVRAAPLWDSKKQSFVGMLTITDFILVLHRYYRSPLVQIYEIEEHKIETWREIYLQGCFKPLVSISPSDSLFEAVYTLIKNRIHRLPVLDPVSGAVLHILTHKRLLKFLHIFQRTLLPRPSFLSRTIQDLGIGTFRDLAVVLETAPILNALDIFVDRRVSALPVINEAGQVVGLYSRFDVIHLAAQQTYNHLDISVGEALRRRTLCLEGVLSCQPHETLGEVIDRIAREQVHRLVLVDETQHLLGVVSLSDILQALVLSPAGIDALGA
- the PRKAG3 gene encoding 5'-AMP-activated protein kinase subunit gamma-3 isoform X6; translated protein: MCVCGGVCGGKGSSCGSECRMFSPPLQSLFSTQTPSWSSFGGPEHQEMSFLEQGDSTSWPSPAMTTSTEISLGEQRTKVSRWKSQEDVEERELPGLEGGPQSRPAAESTGLEATFPKATPLAQATPLSAVGTPTTERDSLPADCTASASSSSTDDLDLGIEFSAPAAWGDELGLVEERPAQCPSPQVPVLRLGWDDELRKPGAQVYMHFMQEHTCYDAMATSSKLVIFDTMLQIKKAFFALVANGVRAAPLWDSKKQSFVGMLTITDFILVLHRYYRSPLVQIYEIEEHKIETWREIYLQGCFKPLVSISPSDSLFEAVYTLIKNRIHRLPVLDPVSGAVLHILTHKRLLKFLHIFQRTLLPRPSFLSRTIQDLGIGTFRDLAVVLETAPILNALDIFVDRRVSALPVINEAGQVVGLYSRFDVIHLAAQQTYNHLDISVGEALRRRTLCLEGVLSCQPHETLGEVIDRIAREQLCQIVVPDSWCQPHQLL
- the PRKAG3 gene encoding 5'-AMP-activated protein kinase subunit gamma-3 isoform X4, with product MEPAELEHALCGSLFSTQTPSWSSFGGPEHQEMSFLEQGDSTSWPSPAMTTSTEISLGEQRTKVSRWKSQEDVEERELPGLEGGPQSRPAAESTGLEATFPKATPLAQATPLSAVGTPTTERDSLPADCTASASSSSTDDLDLGIEFSAPAAWGDELGLVEERPAQCPSPQVPVLRLGWDDELRKPGAQVYMHFMQEHTCYDAMATSSKLVIFDTMLQIKKAFFALVANGVRAAPLWDSKKQSFVGMLTITDFILVLHRYYRSPLVQIYEIEEHKIETWREIYLQGCFKPLVSISPSDSLFEAVYTLIKNRIHRLPVLDPVSGAVLHILTHKRLLKFLHIFRTLLPRPSFLSRTIQDLGIGTFRDLAVVLETAPILNALDIFVDRRVSALPVINEAGQVVGLYSRFDVIHLAAQQTYNHLDISVGEALRRRTLCLEGVLSCQPHETLGEVIDRIAREQVHRLVLVDETQHLLGVVSLSDILQALVLSPAGIDALGA
- the PRKAG3 gene encoding 5'-AMP-activated protein kinase subunit gamma-3 isoform X3, with the protein product MEPAELEHALCGSLFSTQTPSWSSFGGPEHQEMSFLEQGDSTSWPSPAMTTSTEISLGEQRTKVSRWKSQEDVEERELPGLEGGPQSRPAAESTGLEATFPKATPLAQATPLSAVGTPTTERDSLPADCTASASSSSTDDLDLGIEFSAPAAWGDELGLVEERPAQCPSPQVPVLRLGWDDELRKPGAQVYMHFMQEHTCYDAMATSSKLVIFDTMLQIKKAFFALVANGVRAAPLWDSKKQSFVGMLTITDFILVLHRYYRSPLVQIYEIEEHKIETWREIYLQGCFKPLVSISPSDSLFEAVYTLIKNRIHRLPVLDPVSGAVLHILTHKRLLKFLHIFQRTLLPRPSFLSRTIQDLGIGTFRDLAVVLETAPILNALDIFVDRRVSALPVINEAGQVVGLYSRFDVIHLAAQQTYNHLDISVGEALRRRTLCLEGVLSCQPHETLGEVIDRIAREQVHRLVLVDETQHLLGVVSLSDILQALVLSPAGIDALGA